A DNA window from Deltaproteobacteria bacterium contains the following coding sequences:
- a CDS encoding sigma-54 dependent transcriptional regulator: protein MNKYISGLPILLVDDEEDILHAYKQALRKAFSHEIITFTKGRKLLHFLENNEAAVVVLDLFMPSISGLTLLKEIAVKFPLLPVIVMTGTGEVDTAVECMKEGAFDYLTKPADRNRLVSSIKKAIEMEELRSQVSSLKEYLLSDNLEHEEAFKSIITRSKKIRSIFQYIEATAPSPQPILITGETGTGKELFAGAIHEVSSLRGAFVAVNVAGLDDNMFSDTLFGHAKGAYSGAEQSRNGLVEKAAEGTLFLDEIGDLSESSQVKLLRLLQESSYYPLGSDNQKISNARVVVSTNRDLSKMVSQGLFRKDLYYRLNSHKIYIPPLRERTGDTPLLVKHFIKKSSFILKKKKPTPPNELFDLLSAYHFPGNVRELEGMVFDAVTRHKTGILSTRSFRDSIKLETEKNQVIHSTVNDHTRVRLEVSGRLLTLKEAEELLISKAMEKANNNQRLASEMLGITRQALNKRLIRKKQVSN, encoded by the coding sequence ATGAACAAGTATATTTCAGGTCTTCCCATTCTGCTTGTCGATGACGAAGAAGACATCCTCCACGCCTATAAACAGGCTTTGAGGAAAGCATTTTCCCATGAGATTATAACCTTCACAAAAGGCCGTAAGCTGCTTCATTTTCTTGAAAATAATGAAGCGGCAGTCGTTGTGCTTGATCTTTTCATGCCTTCCATTTCAGGGCTCACCCTCCTCAAGGAAATTGCTGTAAAATTTCCCCTTCTGCCGGTAATCGTTATGACCGGTACAGGCGAAGTTGATACGGCGGTAGAGTGCATGAAGGAAGGGGCCTTTGATTATCTGACTAAACCGGCTGACAGGAACCGGCTTGTTTCATCCATAAAAAAAGCGATAGAAATGGAGGAACTGCGCTCTCAGGTATCGTCACTCAAGGAGTATCTCCTAAGCGACAACCTGGAGCATGAGGAAGCATTTAAGTCGATCATTACGCGGAGCAAAAAGATCCGTTCCATTTTTCAATATATTGAAGCCACAGCCCCTTCCCCGCAACCGATTCTCATTACCGGTGAAACAGGGACGGGCAAGGAGCTTTTTGCCGGCGCCATCCATGAAGTCAGCAGTCTGAGAGGCGCTTTTGTTGCCGTCAATGTTGCCGGCCTTGATGATAATATGTTTTCCGATACCCTTTTTGGCCATGCAAAAGGGGCGTATAGCGGGGCTGAACAGTCGAGGAACGGTCTTGTAGAAAAAGCGGCAGAGGGAACCCTTTTTCTCGATGAAATAGGCGACCTGTCTGAGTCTTCCCAGGTCAAGCTTTTGCGCTTATTGCAGGAAAGCAGTTATTACCCCCTCGGTTCGGATAATCAAAAGATAAGTAATGCCCGGGTTGTTGTTTCCACCAACAGAGACCTTTCAAAAATGGTGTCACAGGGGCTATTTAGAAAAGACCTTTATTATCGCCTTAATTCACACAAAATTTATATTCCTCCCCTGAGGGAAAGAACCGGTGATACGCCACTCCTTGTCAAGCATTTCATTAAGAAATCATCCTTTATTCTTAAAAAGAAAAAACCGACACCTCCCAATGAACTATTTGACCTCCTTTCTGCTTACCATTTCCCCGGTAATGTGAGAGAGCTTGAGGGAATGGTTTTTGATGCCGTAACAAGGCATAAAACAGGTATCTTGTCTACACGAAGCTTCCGGGATTCAATCAAGCTGGAAACGGAGAAGAATCAGGTCATACATTCAACCGTCAATGATCATACCCGTGTCAGACTTGAAGTCTCGGGGCGTCTCCTCACACTCAAGGAAGCGGAAGAACTCCTTATCAGCAAGGCCATGGAAAAGGCCAACAACAACCAGCGCCTTGCATCAGAAATGCTGGGCATCACACGGCAGGCCTTAAATAAACGTCTCATTAGAAAGAAGCAGGTGAGTAATTAA
- a CDS encoding PAS domain S-box protein — translation MNAEHVNSEYLLKKEKVFRSIFENSTIGLAMVSPDGFFLHANNALSSMLGYSKEALLKKNCFHLIVNDDMEDAHACHKMMVDGGINLIQFEKKTLADDGSFLWLQISSIPVRDKAGNIEYYIIQIENITDQKAIEESLKDSESKWRDIAQNSPDHIVLLNKKLEVIYINRPMYELSTEKILGSRLLNYIPHEYHDGVVDSCMKTLKDGKTHTFESKYFVAGNDLGTFESRVGPLRKGGEIVSLVVSIRDVTERKEAEAELKKSEERCSLVIKGVSDGIWDRNLQTGEIYFSPRWKEMLGYKDDEIPDRYEEWEKRVHPDDYQYVVKDINDHFQGEAPFYMSEFRMRHKEGSYRWILARGATIKDGKGKPTRFAGSHTDITEKKYMEEELLKARRIESIGLLAGGIAHDFNNILTGVLTNIQVAKDCLDDFENYENDISTSLAYAEAATLRATELTKQLLTFSKGGAPTIKSASVADLITETASFVLRGSNVRRRCIIPENLWDARIDTGQISQVLNNLLINAKQSMPKGGTVSIKAENKFVDDDSPLPLERGNYIKITIKDRGTGILPENMDRIFDPYFTTKGEGNGLGLATSYMVVKKHKGHIFAESKAGAGTAFYVYLPASSEKASRKSSVKEKNAYQGTGRVLLLEDEQIVANSIKSVVVRAGYDLQHVEDGKDAIKIYKKAREIGEHFDVVMMDLTIAGGMGGVETLKRLKKIDPLVKAIVCSGYSEGDVISDYEKYGFCDVLPKPFSRNEVLEKLDKALKKAH, via the coding sequence ATGAATGCTGAACACGTTAATTCAGAATATTTGCTGAAAAAAGAGAAAGTCTTCCGGAGCATTTTCGAAAATTCGACAATCGGTCTGGCTATGGTTAGTCCCGATGGATTCTTCCTCCATGCAAATAATGCCTTATCTTCTATGCTTGGCTATTCAAAGGAGGCGCTGCTCAAGAAAAACTGTTTCCACTTAATTGTTAATGATGACATGGAAGATGCCCATGCCTGCCATAAAATGATGGTTGATGGTGGAATAAACTTAATTCAATTTGAAAAGAAAACCTTAGCAGATGATGGTTCCTTCCTCTGGTTGCAGATAAGCTCAATTCCCGTGAGAGACAAGGCGGGAAATATTGAATACTACATAATTCAGATAGAAAATATTACCGATCAAAAAGCAATTGAAGAATCGCTTAAAGACTCGGAATCAAAGTGGAGAGATATTGCCCAAAATTCGCCTGATCACATTGTGCTGCTAAATAAAAAGCTGGAAGTCATCTATATAAACCGCCCCATGTATGAACTTTCTACCGAGAAAATTCTGGGCTCCCGACTCTTAAACTATATTCCACATGAGTATCATGATGGCGTCGTTGACAGTTGTATGAAAACCTTAAAAGATGGCAAGACACATACTTTTGAATCAAAGTATTTTGTTGCCGGCAATGACCTTGGGACTTTTGAATCAAGAGTAGGGCCTCTGCGTAAAGGCGGTGAAATTGTCTCCCTCGTTGTGAGCATAAGGGATGTAACGGAGAGAAAGGAGGCTGAAGCGGAGCTCAAAAAGAGTGAGGAGCGATGTTCCCTGGTCATCAAGGGAGTAAGTGACGGTATATGGGACCGAAATCTCCAGACCGGTGAAATTTATTTCTCTCCCCGATGGAAGGAAATGCTCGGTTACAAAGACGACGAAATACCTGATCGCTATGAAGAGTGGGAAAAGCGGGTTCATCCTGATGATTATCAATATGTTGTCAAAGATATTAATGATCACTTTCAGGGGGAGGCCCCCTTTTACATGAGTGAATTCAGGATGAGACATAAAGAAGGCTCATACCGGTGGATACTTGCAAGAGGAGCGACCATAAAAGACGGCAAGGGGAAACCTACCCGCTTCGCCGGGTCGCATACCGATATTACGGAGAAAAAATATATGGAAGAGGAGTTGCTTAAGGCTCGAAGAATTGAGTCTATCGGCCTCCTGGCCGGTGGCATTGCTCACGACTTTAATAATATTTTAACGGGTGTTCTTACCAATATACAGGTAGCCAAAGATTGTCTGGATGATTTTGAAAATTATGAAAATGATATCTCCACCAGTCTCGCTTATGCTGAGGCGGCGACTTTGCGGGCCACCGAGCTTACCAAACAGTTGCTTACTTTTTCCAAAGGCGGGGCGCCTACCATAAAGTCGGCTTCTGTGGCAGATCTCATTACCGAAACGGCCTCTTTTGTCCTGAGGGGCTCTAATGTAAGAAGGCGGTGCATTATTCCGGAAAATCTCTGGGATGCAAGAATTGATACCGGGCAAATCAGCCAGGTGCTGAACAACCTTCTCATTAATGCGAAACAATCGATGCCGAAAGGGGGCACCGTTTCAATCAAAGCGGAAAATAAATTTGTTGATGACGACAGCCCCTTGCCTCTGGAGCGTGGAAACTATATAAAAATAACGATAAAAGACAGGGGTACCGGAATATTGCCTGAGAATATGGACAGGATATTTGATCCTTACTTTACAACAAAGGGAGAAGGAAATGGCCTCGGACTGGCTACATCCTACATGGTTGTCAAAAAGCATAAAGGGCATATTTTTGCCGAATCAAAGGCCGGAGCAGGCACTGCCTTTTATGTCTATCTCCCGGCAAGCAGCGAAAAAGCTTCCCGCAAAAGCTCTGTCAAAGAAAAGAATGCTTATCAGGGAACAGGACGGGTGCTTCTTCTTGAAGACGAACAGATTGTTGCCAACTCGATAAAAAGTGTCGTCGTAAGGGCAGGGTATGATCTGCAACATGTTGAAGACGGTAAAGATGCCATAAAAATATATAAAAAGGCCCGTGAAATAGGGGAGCACTTTGATGTGGTCATGATGGATTTAACCATTGCAGGCGGTATGGGAGGCGTTGAAACCCTGAAAAGGCTGAAAAAAATTGATCCACTTGTAAAAGCCATCGTTTGCAGTGGTTATTCTGAAGGAGATGTCATTTCCGATTATGAAAAATACGGTTTTTGTGATGTATTACCCAAACCGTTTTCAAGAAATGAAGTTCTGGAAAAGCTGGATAAGGCGCTCAAAAAAGCACATTAA